The Salvelinus sp. IW2-2015 unplaced genomic scaffold, ASM291031v2 Un_scaffold1948, whole genome shotgun sequence genome has a window encoding:
- the LOC112072514 gene encoding phospholipase A and acyltransferase 4-like isoform X2 yields the protein MSDPTMEIGDMIEIKRDAFKHWALYIGNGEVIHLVVPDGRSSAVFSSSSSLSSKGTITMETLKDVAAGSTYKIHNYLDNKYTPRPTDVIMGDVDKMRGRTIPYDLLGNNCEHFVTFLRYGKSESKQADDALKNVLAGTAGLLGELTAVGVAAAASTNTLSK from the exons ATGAGTGATCCCACA ATGGAGATCGGTGACATGATTGAGATCAAAAGAGATGCATTCAAACACTGGGCTCTGTACATTGGAAATGGAGAGGTCATCCATTTGGTAGTTCCAG ATGGGCGTTCAAGCGCTGTTTTCTCCAGCTCATCCAGTCTTTCCAGTAAAGGCACGATTACAATGGAGACATTAAAGGATGTGGCAGCAGGGAGTACTTACAAAATCCACAACTACTTGGATAACAAGTACACTCCAAGGCCAACTGACGTCATTATGGGGGATGTGGACAAAATGAGAGGCCGCACAATACCATATGACCTCCTTGGAAACAACTGCGAGCATTTTGTTACTTTCCTCCGTTATGGCAAATCAGAGTCCAAACAG GCAGATGACGCCCTAAAGAATGTGTTAGCTGGTACTGCAGGCCTGCTTGGTGAACTGACTGCTGTTGGAGTTGCTGCAGCTGCTTCAACAAACACACTCAGTAAATAA
- the LOC112072514 gene encoding phospholipase A and acyltransferase 1-like isoform X1, with translation MSDPTMEIGDMIEIKRDAFKHWALYIGNGEVIHLVVPDGRSSAVFSSSSSLSSKGTITMETLKDVAAGSTYKIHNYLDNKYTPRPTDVIMGDVDKMRGRTIPYDLLGNNCEHFVTFLRYGKSESKQADDFMKNLFIGSGLLGGVAAVAAVASVAAAAIKAVMKVY, from the exons ATGAGTGATCCCACA ATGGAGATCGGTGACATGATTGAGATCAAAAGAGATGCATTCAAACACTGGGCTCTGTACATTGGAAATGGAGAGGTCATCCATTTGGTAGTTCCAG ATGGGCGTTCAAGCGCTGTTTTCTCCAGCTCATCCAGTCTTTCCAGTAAAGGCACGATTACAATGGAGACATTAAAGGATGTGGCAGCAGGGAGTACTTACAAAATCCACAACTACTTGGATAACAAGTACACTCCAAGGCCAACTGACGTCATTATGGGGGATGTGGACAAAATGAGAGGCCGCACAATACCATATGACCTCCTTGGAAACAACTGCGAGCATTTTGTTACTTTCCTCCGTTATGGCAAATCAGAGTCCAAACAG GCAGATGACTTCATGAAGAATTTGTTCATTGGTTCTGGCCTGCTTGGTGGAGTAGCTGCTGTTGCCGCTGTTGCTTCTGTAGCTGCTGCAGCAATCAAAGCTGTTATGAAGGTTTATTGA